In Methylomonas sp. ZR1, one DNA window encodes the following:
- the purE gene encoding 5-(carboxyamino)imidazole ribonucleotide mutase, with translation MTALIGIIMGSTSDWETMQHAAQTLEHLDIPHEVEVVSAHRTPDKLFKYAETAESKGLEVIIAGAGGAAHLPGMTAAKTALPVLGVPVQSKALNGMDSLLSIVQMPAGIPVGTLAIGKAGAINAALLAAAIISNKHPQYRPALDAYRQQQTDSVIATPDPRQVTG, from the coding sequence ATGACCGCATTGATAGGCATCATCATGGGTTCCACATCCGATTGGGAAACCATGCAACATGCAGCGCAAACCCTAGAACATCTTGATATTCCGCATGAAGTGGAAGTGGTTTCGGCCCATCGCACCCCCGACAAGTTGTTTAAGTATGCGGAAACCGCGGAAAGCAAAGGTTTGGAAGTGATTATCGCCGGCGCCGGCGGTGCCGCGCATTTGCCGGGCATGACTGCCGCTAAAACCGCATTGCCGGTGCTGGGCGTACCTGTGCAATCCAAGGCATTGAACGGTATGGATTCTTTGTTATCCATCGTGCAAATGCCCGCCGGCATTCCGGTAGGCACCTTGGCTATCGGCAAGGCTGGCGCCATCAATGCCGCATTATTGGCCGCCGCGATCATCAGCAATAAACATCCGCAATACCGCCCTGCTCTCGATGCTTATCGGCAACAACAAACCGACAGCGTGATCGCCACCCCTGATCCAAGACAGGTGACAGGATGA
- the ftsH gene encoding ATP-dependent zinc metalloprotease FtsH: protein MKKILFLLLIMVGIAIAAFVIFNPAPATYKSQGDIPYSNFIQDVRGKMVAEVVIDGRAINGLRHDGTRFTAYSPGDITVIDDLLQNGVKIIVQRPLTQSTFMQVFYSWAPTFLLIGVLIYFMRKQLLGAGAQNNFGKSRAKLMTENQVKIRFSDVAGVEEAKQDVAEMVDFLKAPGKYEALGGKIPRGVLMVGPPGTGKTLLARAIAGEAGVPFFSISGSDFVEMFVGVGASRVRDLFVQAKKQAPCIIFIDEIDAVGRQRSPGNMGGTEEREQTLNQLLVEMDGFSGNEGIIVIAATNRIDVLDKALLRPGRFDRQVQVSLPDIKGREQILRVHSSRVPLADDVNLNDLARGTPGFSGAELANLINEGALFAARNNQREITMNDLDKARDKTIMGAEKRTMIMSREDLLMTAYHEAGHAIVGRLVPEHDPVYKVSIMPRGGALGITMFLPERDAYSASKDKLEGQISSLFGGRAAEALVYGKNKVTTGASNDIQRATQLARNMVTKWGLSDNLGPLDYGDNEGSYLGPQAKPMSEHMARLIDREIRLIVDNNYLRAETLLKENIDILHNMAQALLDWETLDKYQIDELMQGRTIAPPALDAKQSFDAGNTLEQ, encoded by the coding sequence ATGAAAAAAATTTTATTCTTATTGTTGATAATGGTCGGCATCGCCATCGCGGCATTTGTCATTTTTAATCCTGCCCCTGCCACCTACAAATCGCAAGGCGATATTCCTTATTCCAACTTCATCCAGGATGTGCGCGGCAAAATGGTAGCCGAAGTGGTGATCGACGGTAGAGCCATCAACGGTCTGAGGCATGACGGCACACGTTTTACCGCATATAGCCCTGGTGACATCACGGTGATAGACGATCTATTGCAGAACGGTGTGAAGATCATCGTGCAAAGACCGTTAACCCAATCCACATTCATGCAGGTGTTTTACTCCTGGGCGCCAACCTTTTTGCTGATTGGCGTATTGATTTATTTCATGCGCAAACAACTGCTAGGCGCCGGAGCACAAAACAATTTCGGTAAAAGCCGCGCCAAGTTAATGACAGAGAATCAGGTAAAAATCCGTTTCAGCGACGTTGCCGGCGTTGAGGAGGCCAAGCAGGACGTCGCGGAAATGGTCGATTTCCTGAAAGCACCGGGTAAATACGAGGCCCTGGGCGGTAAAATCCCCAGAGGCGTGCTAATGGTCGGCCCTCCCGGCACGGGTAAAACCTTGCTGGCCCGCGCGATTGCCGGCGAAGCCGGTGTACCTTTCTTCTCGATTTCCGGCTCCGACTTCGTGGAAATGTTTGTCGGCGTTGGCGCATCCAGAGTACGCGATCTATTCGTGCAAGCCAAAAAGCAGGCCCCGTGCATCATTTTTATCGACGAAATCGACGCGGTCGGCCGGCAGCGCAGCCCTGGCAATATGGGCGGCACGGAAGAACGCGAACAAACGCTGAATCAATTACTAGTGGAAATGGACGGCTTTAGCGGCAACGAAGGCATCATCGTCATCGCCGCCACCAACCGTATCGACGTATTGGATAAAGCCTTGCTACGCCCCGGACGGTTCGACCGGCAAGTGCAAGTCAGCCTGCCGGACATCAAAGGCCGCGAACAAATCCTCAGAGTACATTCCAGCCGAGTACCCTTAGCCGATGACGTCAATTTGAATGATTTGGCGCGCGGCACACCAGGCTTTTCCGGCGCCGAATTGGCCAACCTGATCAACGAAGGCGCATTGTTCGCTGCCCGCAATAATCAGCGGGAGATCACGATGAACGATCTGGATAAAGCCCGCGACAAAACCATCATGGGCGCGGAAAAGCGCACAATGATAATGAGCCGCGAAGACCTGTTAATGACCGCCTACCATGAAGCCGGTCACGCCATCGTCGGCCGGCTGGTACCTGAGCACGATCCGGTTTACAAAGTCAGCATCATGCCGCGCGGCGGCGCGCTGGGTATTACGATGTTTTTGCCGGAGCGCGATGCATACAGCGCCAGCAAGGACAAATTGGAAGGTCAAATCTCCAGCCTGTTCGGCGGCCGAGCCGCGGAAGCGCTAGTTTACGGTAAGAATAAAGTCACCACCGGCGCGAGTAACGACATCCAACGCGCCACCCAATTGGCCCGTAATATGGTCACCAAATGGGGGCTATCCGACAACCTGGGGCCGCTGGACTACGGCGATAACGAAGGCAGCTACTTGGGACCGCAAGCCAAACCCATGTCGGAACACATGGCGCGCTTGATTGACCGGGAGATCAGGTTAATTGTCGACAATAATTATCTTAGAGCCGAAACCCTGCTGAAGGAAAATATCGATATTCTGCATAATATGGCGCAAGCCCTATTAGACTGGGAAACATTGGATAAATATCAGATAGATGAATTGATGCAAGGTCGAACCATCGCACCGCCGGCGCTTGATGCAAAACAATCCTTCGACGCTGGGAACACACTAGAGCAGTAG
- a CDS encoding esterase family protein: MNREYHHWYSPRLGRDMEFLVFGHAGAKVLIFPTRDGRFYEYENLGIVERLRNKIEAGHIQLYCVDSIDHETFYCFWRKPKDRIQRHMFFEDYILNEIMPFMALKNPHPCVIAHGCSLGGYHAANIAFRHPHLFRKLVAFSGRFDLTLEVECFKNLFDGYYDDHVYFHTPTHFLPNLNCQAQLKHLQEMEITLVIGKEDPFLQNNHELSHILAAKGIPHALYEWEGRAHQGHYWRRMAPLYI, from the coding sequence ATGAATCGCGAATATCATCACTGGTACAGCCCGCGCTTGGGTCGCGACATGGAGTTTCTGGTTTTCGGGCATGCCGGAGCCAAAGTACTGATTTTTCCTACTCGCGACGGCCGTTTTTACGAGTACGAGAACCTCGGCATTGTCGAACGGTTACGCAATAAAATTGAAGCGGGACACATACAACTGTACTGTGTTGACAGCATTGATCATGAAACTTTTTACTGCTTTTGGCGCAAGCCGAAAGACCGTATTCAGCGGCACATGTTTTTCGAAGACTACATACTGAACGAAATCATGCCGTTCATGGCCTTGAAAAATCCACACCCCTGCGTCATCGCGCACGGCTGTAGTTTAGGCGGTTATCATGCGGCCAATATTGCTTTCCGTCACCCGCATTTGTTCAGAAAATTAGTAGCCTTCTCCGGTCGTTTCGATTTGACGCTGGAAGTAGAGTGTTTCAAAAACCTGTTCGACGGCTACTATGACGATCATGTCTATTTCCACACGCCAACGCATTTTTTACCCAACCTGAATTGCCAAGCGCAATTAAAGCATTTGCAGGAAATGGAAATTACTTTGGTGATCGGTAAGGAAGATCCGTTCTTGCAGAACAATCACGAGTTAAGCCACATATTGGCTGCCAAGGGTATTCCTCATGCCTTATACGAATGGGAAGGGCGCGCGCATCAGGGCCACTACTGGCGCAGAATGGCCCCGCTGTATATCTGA
- a CDS encoding 5-(carboxyamino)imidazole ribonucleotide synthase, translating into MKIGILGGGQLARMIALAGYPLRLKFIVLDPDPNAGAAGLSEHLLGAYDDPDLLAQLAEKADIVTYEFENVPAHVAEFLSSHTTVYPPAGALAVAQDRLLEKNFFKDLGIRTAPFAAINSLADLQQAMPEIGYPAILKSRRMGYDGKGQVVIKSADELESAWQSMQGAASIVEGFVPFQREVSIIAARSPSGEIAYYPLSENQHRGGILRVAECCANDPEQAIAENYVSLLLEKLDYVGVIALELFDLNGELLANEFAPRVHNSGHWTIEGAETSQFENHLRAILDLPLGSTEPRGYAGMVNFIGGLADDATLLNIPNAHLHLYDKTPRKGRKVAHATVRADAESAYREALQHLANLALAVDES; encoded by the coding sequence ATGAAAATTGGCATTTTGGGTGGCGGCCAGCTCGCCAGAATGATCGCATTGGCTGGTTATCCGCTGAGATTGAAATTTATCGTCCTAGATCCCGATCCCAATGCCGGTGCTGCCGGTTTAAGCGAGCATCTGTTAGGCGCTTACGACGATCCGGATTTGTTGGCTCAACTAGCCGAAAAAGCCGACATCGTCACTTACGAATTCGAAAACGTGCCGGCGCATGTCGCCGAATTCCTGTCCAGTCACACCACAGTCTACCCGCCCGCCGGTGCATTGGCTGTCGCTCAGGACCGTCTGCTGGAAAAGAATTTCTTCAAGGATTTAGGCATCCGCACCGCACCGTTCGCGGCCATCAATAGCTTGGCAGACTTGCAACAAGCCATGCCTGAAATCGGCTACCCGGCTATTCTGAAAAGCCGGCGCATGGGCTATGACGGCAAGGGCCAAGTGGTTATAAAATCGGCCGACGAACTAGAATCCGCCTGGCAAAGCATGCAAGGGGCCGCCTCCATCGTCGAAGGTTTCGTGCCGTTTCAACGCGAAGTATCTATTATCGCCGCTCGCAGCCCATCCGGCGAAATCGCTTACTATCCATTGTCTGAAAATCAGCATCGCGGTGGCATTTTGCGCGTTGCCGAATGCTGTGCTAACGACCCCGAACAAGCGATTGCCGAAAATTACGTCAGTCTGTTGCTGGAAAAACTCGATTACGTAGGCGTGATTGCACTGGAATTGTTCGATCTGAACGGCGAACTCCTAGCCAACGAATTCGCACCGCGCGTGCATAACTCCGGACATTGGACCATAGAAGGCGCGGAAACCAGCCAATTCGAAAACCACTTGCGGGCCATTCTGGATTTGCCGCTGGGCTCGACGGAACCGCGCGGTTATGCGGGCATGGTGAACTTCATCGGAGGTCTGGCCGACGACGCGACACTGTTAAACATCCCCAACGCACATTTACATCTGTACGATAAAACGCCGCGCAAGGGCCGAAAAGTTGCGCATGCAACGGTCAGAGCCGACGCGGAATCCGCCTATCGCGAGGCCTTACAGCATTTGGCTAATTTAGCGCTGGCTGTAGACGAATCATGA
- a CDS encoding acetylxylan esterase, whose product MSLFDHYYSYDPGYGYSLDDLLSVPAPQEPADFCRFWRDKYQKALTVSPQFSLNYQCQRAGYRVYDISYRSTDDFQIAGWLLEPDANPITQSIVVGHGYGGREQPDFHLNIPGAALLFPCFRGISRSRCERLPEQPNQHVVQGIDDPNHYVIGGCVEDLWLAVTVLAERYPASVDKIGYMGISFGGGIGALAAPWDARIKRVHLNVPTFGNQPLRLSLPTSGSAAALKAYSQSHHNVFDTLAYYDAAVSARYALQPLHGAVARFDPVVAPPGQFAIYNAWAGDKQLFILDAGHFDYPRQHDQERQLIAELQSFFGESSL is encoded by the coding sequence GTGAGCTTATTTGATCATTATTACAGCTATGATCCTGGCTATGGCTACAGTCTCGACGATCTGTTAAGTGTTCCCGCACCGCAAGAGCCTGCCGATTTCTGTCGGTTTTGGCGGGATAAATATCAAAAAGCCTTAACGGTCTCTCCGCAATTTTCTCTGAATTACCAATGCCAGCGCGCAGGCTATCGGGTTTATGACATTAGCTATCGGTCTACCGATGATTTTCAGATAGCCGGCTGGTTGCTTGAGCCGGATGCGAACCCCATTACTCAGAGCATAGTGGTCGGCCATGGTTACGGCGGCAGAGAGCAACCCGATTTTCATCTGAACATACCAGGTGCCGCCTTACTTTTTCCTTGCTTTCGTGGCATATCTCGCAGTCGCTGCGAGCGCTTGCCGGAACAACCCAATCAACATGTCGTACAAGGCATTGATGATCCTAATCATTATGTAATCGGCGGATGTGTAGAAGATCTCTGGCTGGCTGTAACCGTTTTGGCCGAACGTTATCCAGCAAGCGTGGATAAGATCGGCTATATGGGCATTAGCTTTGGTGGCGGCATCGGAGCATTGGCCGCGCCATGGGACGCCAGAATCAAGAGAGTGCACTTAAATGTGCCCACCTTTGGCAACCAACCCTTGCGTTTAAGTTTGCCTACCAGCGGCAGTGCCGCGGCTTTGAAAGCCTACAGTCAATCTCACCATAATGTGTTTGACACATTAGCCTATTATGATGCCGCTGTCTCGGCGCGTTATGCATTGCAACCCTTGCATGGTGCCGTCGCGCGATTCGATCCGGTCGTAGCGCCACCCGGACAATTTGCAATCTACAACGCTTGGGCCGGCGATAAACAGTTATTTATATTGGATGCGGGGCATTTTGATTATCCGCGCCAACATGATCAGGAGCGGCAGCTGATTGCGGAGCTGCAAAGTTTTTTCGGGGAATCGTCGCTTTAG
- the ccmA gene encoding cytochrome c biogenesis heme-transporting ATPase CcmA codes for MENSQHASLQASELSCFRDERLLFSDLSFTVNTGEVLLLEGANGSGKTSLLRILCGFREADAGEIYWCGSKIADSSYYDDMAYVGHADGTKKELTVLENLKFALALGSAGKYDIEQALDKVQLAGFDDNPVHTLSAGQKRRLSLARLLITHNLLWILDEPFTSLDRQGIKLIESLMAEHIAQGGMAVLTSHHDLSMADLNLQRIHLQACQ; via the coding sequence ATGGAAAACTCGCAACACGCTTCGCTGCAAGCCAGTGAACTATCGTGTTTTCGCGACGAGCGCTTGTTGTTTTCCGACTTGAGTTTTACCGTGAATACCGGCGAAGTGTTATTGCTGGAAGGCGCCAACGGCAGCGGCAAAACCTCGCTATTGCGCATCCTGTGCGGATTCAGGGAAGCCGATGCCGGCGAGATTTATTGGTGCGGCAGCAAAATCGCCGACAGCAGCTATTACGATGACATGGCTTATGTCGGTCATGCCGATGGTACAAAAAAGGAATTGACGGTGCTGGAAAATTTGAAGTTTGCGCTGGCACTAGGTAGTGCGGGCAAATATGACATCGAGCAAGCTTTGGACAAGGTGCAATTGGCCGGTTTTGACGATAATCCGGTACATACCTTGTCGGCCGGCCAAAAGCGCCGACTATCGCTGGCGCGCTTGTTGATCACGCATAACTTGCTGTGGATACTCGACGAACCTTTCACCTCGCTGGATAGACAAGGCATTAAATTAATAGAGTCGCTGATGGCTGAACATATTGCCCAAGGCGGTATGGCGGTTTTGACTTCCCATCACGATCTAAGCATGGCCGATCTCAATCTGCAACGCATTCACCTGCAAGCATGCCAATAA